A region of the Cyprinus carpio isolate SPL01 chromosome A14, ASM1834038v1, whole genome shotgun sequence genome:
ttgttgttttttgtggtcaTTACCCTATTCAGTCTTGGCTTTCATGCAGCTGTGGCCTTGGCTAAAAAATAAAGGCCTTTGTACTGGCTTCGTGAATACAAGCAATGGGTCCATGGCAGGTAGCCCTCATAGTAAGTTAATCTCCTGAAAGAGCCCCATACAAGTAGTTTTAATGTCTTCCTTTGGCCCACTGAGGACTGTCATCAATCGAGCACTTCGCTCCTTTGTGCCGTTGGTCCAGTTGCATGAATGGGAAGCACCAGACTGTGACAATGGCTGCCAAGAGTGGCAAAGTAATCACCTTCCAGGGAAAACATAAGTAATCACGTCTAAACTGTTTAAGCATCCATACAAACAGTATTCTGTGATCTGGCAATGTGAATGGGAGCTTTTCTAAAGTGCTAGTGCTTCTAGGGcttctgtttgtttatatgtgAGGACCAGAATCTTTACTCACTCGGCGCTGGAGAAGAAAGTGGCTAGAAAGTGGCCATCACATTTAGTTTAGGATGGTGGTAAAAAATGCAGGGTAACACAGagtggtgagtttaaaaaaaaaataacagtatatgCAACCAAAAATTCTTtccaaattaattaaatgtagtatcacacaaactgcaaaaaaataacttttatgatTACTCTCAATATATTCTTATCTGGtcaaataaataatcacacaaaCTGCTTCTGCAGGAGCTGTGTTCCTATCTTAATTTACAGTTCCTAGCCGACTGTACATTTGAAGAATTCTATTTGAAAAATTACCATCATTACCAAACAGAGAGGCTTCTGAGTTAAGATGTTTCTGTTATCCAGCCTGATCCCCAGAGCCGCTATAGGTGGCCTCTTCTAGTACAATGCAGTTTAACAAGCAGTCATCAATTATTATTCACAATGTGGATTATTACACAACCCCACAATGTGTAATGAAACCCTCTTTGCATTATTCAGTAAATAAATCTCTCTGAGAATAGCAAAGAGAGGGATTTAGAGGAAATGAGAAATGGGATTTAAATTTGTTTCATTACCATATTATGACTATTCGATTAAATTTCACAAAAGGAATTATGAAAAGGTCAGTTGTAACTCGGAGACATGGAAAGATGGTGATACCAATGATCCATGCTAGACGATGGAAATAAAAGTTGATGTTTTACGAGAATTGCGTAAATAAGAAGGAACAGGCTTGGTTTAATGATCGTGGCATGACAGACCATCTACGTCTGCAAAATTTTCAGTTGAAATTCCGCTAATAATGCACTAGATGGTGTTAAACACCAACAGCACATAGATATGAGTATTATCAGTCGTGTTGATCTTAATGAAACCATTACCAGAGCAGTTCCCCGATCAGCAGGCTACCTCTGGCATCGGAAAAGCACTAATAATAAGTTAGCTAATGAAGAGGGAATTAATAGGTTAATAAGTGTGTATCAGTATATGacagtaaaatgcaaaaaaatacttGCGGCCCTTTAGAACATTTTCAGTCTATCTGTGAGATTTGCAGTCTGTTCGATCTAAGTGCGACAAAACATTGGCTGAACCAGCGATGTGAGTTTTGAATGAACAATGAAAGATGAAATTAATAACTGATAACTGATAACTGAAATCGTTATTTTTGCACAACAAGAATGTTTTACAAATGTAGTAGGCATTTTCATCCATCTAGTATGGACTAAATCTATAATATTTAGAATGTCTAGTACGCactccaaaaattaaaaaaggaccCATAAGTTGTATGCATACTATATTATCTAGTATGTACTAGTATATACGTTTCCTTGTAAGTATATTAAAACACATGTCAGGTTGATAGTAGTACATGCTTTACAATATGTAGCAAACATATATGGCTAAAGTGATCCAGTGTGCACTGTGTAatgtgcttatttgtttttacttatttaattttgcCTTCAGCCACACTCATTATTGATTGTATACCCACCGGATGTGATCAGCACGATTAGGCTACTTGTTGCGGAAGGTTTGTGTGTTTAAGTGCACCGACAGTGTTACAGTGTTAATGAGCAGAACAGTGTTGACAGCAGAACCGCTGTGACTGCTGTAGGTGCGCCACCGCATTTTCACCAGCAGGTTACAGAAACCCACGGCGGTTCATTGAAACAATATCTGCTCTGACAGCACCAGCGAGCTCTTGAACGATGCTTCTCCATCTCTGAATGAAGTCATGCTCACACAGAGCCAAGCAGAGGCGAGAGGACGCGACTTCCGTTGATGACACTGAGGAGACTAAAATGGGAGAACATCACTGGAGCCCTGCTTTCAATGAAGAGAGAGACACAAAGGCGAATGACCACCGACAGCCATTCGAAAAGAGCCGAACGGATGCTTCGTTTTCAATGATCGTCACACGGTAAATGTCTTCCATTCATTGGTAATATTTGCATGAGATTTGCACCGTAGAGAAACCAGCGCCACTATTAGCGCGCGGTAAACAATGGAATGATGACAGCGGTGATTTCCAGCTGTTTCTCATTGTTCGAATAAAAGGTAGATGCATATAATTTGGCCCGTGCCTACCAACAGTAACTCAAAAAGACCAGGTAGAGATACGATGCACACAGCTTATAGATCATGGATATAGATAGTCTCTGTATGCAGATACACTGTTTCTCTTAAGTAGCCTTTTTATTATGCACTGCTTACGTATAAATATGCATACTGATTTGTACATACATGCAGTAAATACTAGTATGCATATATGCATGTTATAAAGCAGGCACCAGAACCTTTGTGTATAGGTATCCTTAAGAAAATGCATGTATAGTATACATTGTAGCCTGTAGTAAGCACTATGTAGTAGGCTTTGCAAGAAGGTTCATTATGTTATGTACTTTTAAATTACAGTATGGATGTATAAAAGTATCTGTACAGTACAAATTTGAAGTTTGGCATTGAGTACtgcaaatattgttggctcttgtTTTATAAAGTTGTGTAATAGCATTAGGGATGCAACCATATTAAAATTCTAGTCGATGCAATATgccaatatttgtttgtttgttattgtttttagttgtatttatatcTGAAGTTATGGCTGgtaactgctatatatatatatgtgtgtgtgtgtgtgtgtgtgtgtgtgtgtgtgtgtgtgattataattattttcatatttaatatcagtcagtcatattaaaattactattttaaattaaaaataacactacaaattaaaattaattttatgctTACTAACGATTTACTAAAGTTTTTAAGGATTAATTATCAGTAAGTGTAGAAAACAACAaagataatctaaatgtaaaaaatagagGATATGAGCTAGCACAATTAATTATCAATCATTAGTATttgcagattatatatatatatatatatatatatatatgcattcctaAAAAGCCTCTGctaatgactaaaaataaatatgtaaaatgtatgtgtAGGTTGGACACAATAGTTCTTTCAGATGTCTGTTTAACTGTGACTCAAGTATCATTACAGAACTGGCAAGTGTGAACATTCATCTAAGAGGGATCAGAATGTGTTGAACATTACTTCTTGTGTTACGTCCTCTTTCAAGGTGTGAAGAGTGACAAAACAGTGGTCAGACCTTCAGGCTGGTGTTGGTGATATCCGAAAGGCTCCTCATGTGTTATCTCCCACCTTGTCTCTGTCACCATGCCCACCTTTCCACCTCTGGGCAGTAACTCCAGCACAGTGCCCTGGGACCCAGGCGCGCCTTCTCTGGTGAACAGCACGGTGAAGATGGTTCTTATATCGGCGATCGTGTGCACGTCACTTTTTGGAAACGTCGTGGTGCTGCTGGTATTCCAACGCAAGCCGCAGCTTCTCCATGTTGCCAACCGTTTTGTGCTTAACCTGCTTCTGGCCGACCTACTGCAGACGGTGCTGGTCATGCCCTTCGCCATCGCTGCCACCGTGCCTGAGGTCTGGCCTCTGGATTCCCGGCTGTGCCAGGCTCTTGTGGTCCTCATGCACCTGTTTGCATTCGCTGGCGTCAACACCATCATCGTGGTGTCCGTGGATCGCTACTTGGCCATTATCCACCCACTGTCCTATCCCACCCGAATGACACCTCACCTGGGTACCAACCTGATTGCTCTCACATGGCTTCTTAGTGTGCTTCAGAGCACCCCGCCGCTTTATGGATGGGGAACTATCGAATTCGACCGGCTCCACAATGCTTGCACTGTTGTGTGGTCCTCAAGCTACTCGTATTCAGCCCTGGTGTCCGCTCTTTCATTCTGGCTGCCTGTGGTGATCATGCTTTGCTGTTATTGGATGGTGTTCAGGGCAGCAAGGAGGCAGAATGCTCTCGTTCACCCCATCCAATCCAACCCCCCTCCAGATTCCCAAGCATCTTGTTCCAGCCCCCAAAGGCATCCGCAGCCGGAAGGCCCCTTTTCAGCCACTTATCCCATCAGGACCCGCCATAGACGCTTCCACTATCACTGTAAGGCTGCACGAGTGGTGTTCGTCATCATGGCGTCCTACGTGCTCAGCATGGGCCCGTATAGCGTCCTGAGCACGATATCCATTTACTCAAGTGCGTCAGTGCCACCCTGGCTGGCCTCGATGGCGCTCATTCTTTTCTTCCTGCAGTGCTGCTTACACCCCTACATCTACGGCTACATGCACCGCAGTGTACGCAAGGAGTTCCTGGCGCTGCTCTGCGGGCCGCTGTGCGGGCAAGGCCGGATCAGTCAGGGATCTGCGATGGAGAGCTGCTTTACGGTGACGGATGGACGCCTGGCACACACCCACCTGTCAAGCCAGGCTGCCCGAGTGTGTCCTCTCCGAACCTGGGAGGAAGGCACCACGTCTTCTTCCCCTACAGAGAGGAGGTCTAAAGACAGCCGTAAGGAAACCACCTCCATCAGTCTGAGCTCAGAGAAGGAGCTCACTGTACACAGCCACACCAACAGTCAACCTGAGGAAACACCTACAAGCAAATTCTGAACATTTTTCTCTCAGTGTTGGGGTATGTACATCTCTTTCGGTTTCCATTTAGGGCACAGTTTGGTACTTTAGAATCAAATACTGTGCCTGTAAACACAAGCTCATTGAATACACTGTAACCACACTCTCAGACAAAAAGGTGCACTGGGTCACTAAAGTGGCATTTTTCTAAATGGTACTAATATGTatcatttaggtactaatatcaCCGTGGGTGCATGGGTTCATAccattagaagtaaaaaaaaaagtaccttctTAAAAGGTACCGCCCCAATAACAGTGCATATGTGTTCATAGCTATGCTGTGGACCTACTTTATGGTTAGTATTTACACAAATAACATTGACGACAACAGAAAAGCCTAGCAAACATAGTTTCTTGGCAGGATAATAGACTGTTTAAATGATCTTTTAGCCAAGAGTTACATTCAATCATTTCTATCTTATGTTCAacatgttttattcagcaaggatgtattcaaTTGCATTTAACTGCATTAGAATCATGAggttcacaaaaatattaagcagtataactgttttcagcactgataataagaagtgtttcttgaacatcaaatcagcatataagagtgatttctgaaggatcatgtgacactgaaaactggagtaatgatgctgaaaattcagctttgcatcacagaaataaatattgttttaaaatatattaaaatagaaaacaggtatttaaatagtgatatttcacaaaaacaaataaatgcagccacggagagcataagagactgaaAAAACTTCTCATCCTTAAACATTTGGATGGTAGTGTATGTTTACTCTGTGCATGGGCAAGTGGTCATCagttatattatatagttatggTTATTTAAACACtggaaacaatgactgaataatcATTTAATACACAAGGCTTGACATATGATACAAGCCTGATACAAAATATTTGAGACATGGTATAAAGTGCACCATCAAATAcagaatatagattttttttttttttcagtgttttaatataatacttaaaatattagggagtaaaatgttggaaaaatattttttgagccaGCATATAGTAGTGTACAATGTCTAACAAAATGAATGTTCTTTGTATACATCCATGTCAAATGTATTGCTACTTTACAATTTAAAGATAAAGTATTCCTTatgttgttttgaaatgaatTTAGAATATATGTGGAGAGATTTCTGTCTATTTTTCTAAGCATACATATCAACTTTGTTATACAACTGAATCATTGTCACTGGAATCAAAGTTCTCTTTTAAAGAAACACTGTTAATATAAGAGTAAGTACAAGCAAAAGGAAGCTAACAAATTGAAGAAACcgttctatttattatttattgttcatgCACCAGTAATACTTAAGCGATGAATCACATCAGCATTAGCGGATGGGTGACTGtatttctgtttgtatttatAAGATTTGAAATGTGGAGGGGTTTCAGTATTTTGAAGAGGGTGAGTCACATGAAAACTGTCAAGATCATGCCTGTTTagatttcaccccaaaatgaaaaataaataaagtacgcCTACTTTTCAGACCATTTTTGCATTGCTCCCACCCATCAAACCTTTTCTTGTaactttactgtaaaaacaaaaaaaaggaggaaGAAGAACAAAAAAGGGGAATCTTAATTCGCTTTAATTCAAAGTGTTTATAtatcatggtagtatttgttgaattgccttttttatttgtgaaatgtgacctgggaCATGCTTTCGTGAGATTCACCCAAGAGCAGCTAATGAGCTCAGGATCTCAGGTTATTTATAATGTACCTCTTGACCAGTGTGGAGAGTCAGCTCTCTTTAAGAGTGCCTCCATAGATAAATTGTACATCATTTCTGTGTTGTATAAGATGTTCAATCCCCTAACACTGCCAAATGTATCATTTAACCACTGACATGATGTGGGATTAAATAAGCTGGCTTCACAACTGCTGAAGCACTTCATGTTTTCAAGTTCAACTCCTACATTAAGGCAGGAATGTTAACCGTTTTTGAGCACTCAGCTTGACCCTGTAGAAAATGGGACTGCTAGTGCTTCATTATTAATTTCTGGCTGGGTTTTTTAGAAGTCAGCTTAATCAATCATGAGTCAAACCTGCAGTTTCCTCTGCTACAGCaagtattattttgaaacaatacaTATCACAGATATTATCAACTCTATGCCAGTTTCCAGTAATGTCTGCAGCACTTATTAAACTATAGACAGTCACTTAAAAAAAGTAAGCTACAACATGTCATCATCACTCCAActgactgttttatatttttaaaaaagtttagaattagacatttttgtaatgatgtactttgtgatttatttttctttcattataaCATGGTGAAGAATGTTTATGTATACCTCATAAGACTTGAAGC
Encoded here:
- the LOC109049509 gene encoding probable G-protein coupled receptor 101, producing the protein MPTFPPLGSNSSTVPWDPGAPSLVNSTVKMVLISAIVCTSLFGNVVVLLVFQRKPQLLHVANRFVLNLLLADLLQTVLVMPFAIAATVPEVWPLDSRLCQALVVLMHLFAFAGVNTIIVVSVDRYLAIIHPLSYPTRMTPHLGTNLIALTWLLSVLQSTPPLYGWGTIEFDRLHNACTVVWSSSYSYSALVSALSFWLPVVIMLCCYWMVFRAARRQNALVHPIQSNPPPDSQASCSSPQRHPQPEGPFSATYPIRTRHRRFHYHCKAARVVFVIMASYVLSMGPYSVLSTISIYSSASVPPWLASMALILFFLQCCLHPYIYGYMHRSVRKEFLALLCGPLCGQGRISQGSAMESCFTVTDGRLAHTHLSSQAARVCPLRTWEEGTTSSSPTERRSKDSRKETTSISLSSEKELTVHSHTNSQPEETPTSKF